From the genome of Streptomyces sp. NBC_01304:
TTCTCGTAGTAGCAACTCGTGGTTGCCGTGGGCGAGTTCTACGCAGTCATCGCCGTCGCCGCCGCCAGAGAAAGTCGACTTCTGCCACTGGGTCACGCGTCTCACAGCTCCTTCGCCAAACGGTGGATGAAGTCCCGCGACCGCACCGGGTCGAGCGACGCCGACTCCACCTTACGGAAGAGCGTTCGAAACCGGGCCAGTTGAGACTCGGCATCCAAGAAGGGGCCTCCGTGAGGCGCGTCCCGTTTGGCGGTGTCCAACTGCCGCACGACACCACCGGCGTACACCATTGACGTGTTGGCCCCGGCGAAGCCATCCACGTCGAACGGGATGACCCGGACCGTGACATTCGGACGCTCCAACTGACGCAGGATCTCCTCCAGTTGGGCCCGTGCCGTACGGCGATCGTCCACGCGCGTACGCAGCACACCCTCGTGCACAACCGCCTCGTACTCGACCGCCCGGTCCCGTTCCACGACCACACGGCGACGCATCCGATGCGCAACTCTGGGCTCCAGCTCGCTCGCAGGCAGTTCAGGCGCCGCGTACGAGAACACAGCCCTCGCGTAGGCCTCGGTCTGGAGCAGTCCCGGGACATGCGCGGTAGCGATCACTTGGAGGGAGGTGGCGTGGTGCTCCAGCTCCGCCAGATCCAGGAAGGGCGGCGGCAATACCTCCCGGTACTCCTCCCACCAACCTCGCGTGCGATCCGTCGCCATGGCCACCAGCGCCTTGATGAACGCCTCGTCCACGCAGGCGTAATGCGCAGCCAGACGGCGCACGCGGTCCGCGCTCACGCCCGCAACCCCGGATTCGATTTGGCTCATCTGAACCGAGTCGGCGCCTAGTAGCGCAGCCGCTTCCCGAGCCTTCATTCCCGTTGCCTCGCGCAGTTTGCGCAGCTCAGCACCTAGCCGCACCCTGCGAGCGGTGAGCAGCCTCTTGGGCGGCATGGGCGCGCCTCCTTGCCTCAACTGCCTTGTACACGTGACTCGTTCGGGGGTCAGAGTACGCCAACGGCTTGCGACTTCCTAAAGTTAGGAACTACCTTCAGTTACGCGACGCACACGCTGCGCACCCGGGGCCACCGGAAGTGCACCGCCTCGTCATGCCATGACGGAAGCGGCATAGCCACCGCCCGACGAACGCGGCACCGACCCAACTCCCCTTCCCTGAACCGGAGTTCAGCCATGCCCGAATCCAGCCCAGCCGACTCCTGGGAGTACACCTTGTACATCCCGCACGACCCCCGCGCGGTCAGCGTCAGTCGCCGCACCCTCCGCCTGATCCTCGCGGCCCACGGCCTCCCACACCTCGCCGAAGTCGCCGAACTCCTCGCAACAGAGCTGATCAGCAACGCCGTATGCCATACGAAGGGCCCGGCGGCCCTACGCCTGCGCTGGTCACGCCGGACCCTCCGCATCGGCGCATGGGACGCGGACCCCACCCCACCAACGCCGCCGGAAACACCGGAGGCCGACGCGGAACAGGGCCGAGGCCTGACCCTCGTCAGAACCTGCGCCGACGGGTGGGGCTGGTACCCCCTGACCGGCGACAACAGCGAGAGCGGCAAGTACGTCTGGTGCGAACTCGCCGGAGCCGTGGCCTGAACGGGTCCTCGCGCTACTGCTCAACTGATCAACTGCCTGATTGCGTGGCTGGTGTGGGTGGGTGGTTGCGCGGACCTCCGTCTGTCTCGTTGCTGGCTGCGGGTGCTCTTTTGGCTGGCTTTCCCCAACTGATGTCAGTACGGGGCCCAGGGGGAGAAGTCCCGGCAACGGAAGAGGCGGGGAAGAGCAAAGACGAAAGACAAAGACCGCAGCGAGAGAAGGGGATGGAGGGGGCGGGCGGGGGCTCGGAGGCTGGGCGAGGGAAGGGCGCGGGCTGGGGCTCGGAGGGTGGGCGCGGGCTCGGAGGGCGGGCGGGGGCTCGGAGGCTGGGCGAGGGAAGGGCGCGGGCGCGGGCCCGGAGAGCGGGCGCGGGCTCGGAGGGCGGGCGGGGGAAGGGCGCGGGCGAGGGCTTGGAGAGCGGGGGCTCGGAGGGCGGGCGGGGGGCCTAGTGGGGGAAAACGGGCAACGGAACCAGCACAAAAGGGACGCTTTTGCGCCCCATTCCCCCCACTAGGCCTCCAGGCGCCGCTCTCCGCCGACTCGCGGCGGGAAAGGGGGCTTGCCTAACGGGCAACCCGGGCACCTCGACGCCACTTTCCGCACGGCCAGCCCCAGCCCCCCGGTCCCGGGCTCGCGCCTCCCCCTCCCGAGCTCACACTCCCCGCCCCGGGCCTGCACTTCCCCGTCCCGGGCCAGCATCTCCCCCTGCCGGGCCCTCACTTCCCCGCCCCGAGCCCGCATCTCCCCCTGCCGGGCCCGCACTTCCCCGTCCCGAGCCCGCACCTCCCCCTCCTTCCCCTTCCCCTTCTCTCGCTGCGCTCTTTGTCTTTGCCCTGCCCCCACCTCTTCCATCACCGGCAGCCACCTCCCTGGGCCCCGTACTGACATCAGTTGGGGAAAGCCAGCCAAGAGAGCACCCGCAGCCAGCAACGAAAGAGACGGAGGTCCGCGCAACCACCCACCCCCACCAGCCACGCAATCAGGCAGTTGATCAGTTGCCCCTACCAACCCCACCCTCCGCCCCACCGCACAGCCAGCCCCAGCCCCAGACCCAGCCCCAACCCCACACCAGGTCCCCCCTCACCGCCCCAAAGCCCCCGCATCCCCCATCACCACAACAGGCTTCGCCGCCGGCTCCAGCCACCGCAGCAACTCCTTCATCTGCGCCTTCGCCTGCGAGATACAGCCCTGCGTGGGCCCGCCATGGTCCACGTGGAACCAGATCCCGCCACCGCGTGAGGCCCCGAGCGGCCGAGTCCAGTCCAGCGGCGTCGTCCCGGGCTTGCGGTTGTAGTTGACGGCGACGACGTAGTCGAAGGCATCCCCGAGCGGCTCGCCCTCGACGTTCGTCCCGCGTGCGACGAAGGCGGGGCCCCGGTCGTACGGCAACTCCGTCCCGGGATCGGGCTCATGGCCCCCCGCGTCGGTCAGGCCGAAGACGCCGATGGGGGACTTGAGGTCGCCCTGGACGTGATGGTCGGTCCAGCCCTTCAGCGCGTTCCGGGTGGGCCAGGGATCACCGACCGCCCGCCAGCCGCCCTCGCCCGCCGTCTCGCGTACGTACCGCTGAGCCGTGCCCCGGTTCGAGTCGGGCGCATCGCCGGTGACGACTACGGCCTGGTGGGTCGAATCCGGTATCTGGGCAAGGGTCTTGGGGCCGAGCGCGGGTATCTCGCGGGGCGCGGCATCGGCGACCGGCAGGTCGGGCGCGGCCTTTCCCGCGTGGCCGCCCTGTCCGGCGGCGGCCGGGGCGACGGGCCCGCCGGCCTGGGCCCCGCCGTCTTCAGCCCCGGCGCACCCGCCGAGCAGCAGCCCGGTGGCGCAGAGCAGGGCGGCGGCAGCAGCGGCCGGGGCGAGACGTCGACGTCGATCGGGGCTCACGGAGTCCTCTCAGAGGTGGGTGTGGGGTGAATGGGGCAGCTGAACCGGGGCATTTCGGGCGCGTAGGGGCCCCTTTGCCCCAGATCCCGATCCCCATCCCCCTCGGCGGGCGCGGGTCAGGGGGCCGAGGGCGTCTTTCCGCCTGGGGTTGGGCTGTCGTCGCTCGCGCCCGGCCCGAAGTCCGCCGAAGCCAGTGCGCGGCGGGCCTCCTCCAGGCGTCGGGCGCCCGCGTCGGAGGAGGAGCCGACGCAGAGGGTGACGACGACGGTCGTATCCGGGGCCGGGCCCCGGAGCAGCCCGTAGTACTCCTCGGCGCCGCCGACGACCTGGCAGGACTTGCTCAGCGCGACCGGGTCGAGCCGGGGCCCGGATCGTGCCTTCGCGGCCAGTACAGGCGTCCGGTCCACCCGCAGGAGGAGCAACGCGTCGTCCGGCGACCGGAGTCGGCCGATGACCGCGCAGGACCGCGGCGCACCCTGGACGCAGTACTTCAGGCGCGGTTCGCCCAGCGGCTGCGTCGCCGCGACGCCGACCGGCTCGTCCGCGCCCTGGCCGTCGAGCAGCAGCTGCTCGCCCTGCCAGCCCGCGGGCAGCCGCAGGCGAAGGCCCGCCAAGTCCGGGTAGGGCACCGGCTTCCCGGCGGGCGACGCGGCAGGCGGCACCAGGTCCGGGTCGGCCCCGGAGCCGGAAGGCAGGAGCGTGCCCGCGAGCACCGCCCCGGCCACGGCGGCCACGCCGAGCACACCCGCGTTGCGGCGCCGGCGGCGACGTACGACCAGCTCCCGCACCCGCCCCATCCGGCCCTCGGGGGCGGCGGGCCGGGGCACGGCGCGTTCCAGGAAGTCCCTCAACTCCCGCTCGGCTGCGGCGAGTTCATCCGGGCGCTCACTCATGACACCCCTCCACCGGTGCGGGCAGCACGCCGCGCAGCGTGCGCAGTGCCTTCGCCGACTGGCTCTTGACCGTGCCGGGCGCGCAGCCCAGCGTGGCCGCCGTCTCCTCGACGCTCAGGTCCTCGAAGTAACGGAGCACGACGACCGCCCGCTGCCGCACCGGCAACCCGCGTATCGCCGAGGCCAGGGACTGCTCCAGGTCGACGCCCGCGTAGGCGTCGAACGAGCCGATCTTGTCCGGCAGTTCGCCGTGCGGCACCTCGCCCCGCCAGCGCCGCCGCCACCAGGACGAGTGCGTGTGCACGAGGGCCTTGCGGATGTACGCCTCCGGATGGTCCTCGGCGATCCCGTGCCACTTGGGCCAGACCCGGGCCAGGACCGTCTGCAGCAGATCCTCGGCGAGGTGCGCGTCGCCGGTGAGCAGCCAGGCGACGCGGAGGAGGCGCGGCCCGCGCGCGGCGACGAACGCCTCGAAGTCGCCCTCGTCGCCCGGGTTCATCGTGCCGCCCTCGCCCTTTCGTCGTGTCGTCCACGCCTGTGGAACACGGTGGGCCCCCGATCAGGTTGCCCCGCGCCACAAGTTCCACGGGAAAGGGCCCGGAACCTTGAGGTTCCGGGCCCTTTCAGCAACGTACGCCTACGTACGCGACGGACGAACGTACGCCTACGTACGCCTACGTACGCCTACGTAAGAACTACTCGCCGGCCTTGTCGGCCTTCGCCGGAGCCACCGGCTTGCGCAGCGCGATGTTCAGCTCGCGCAGACGGGACTCGTCCAGCTCCGTGGGCGCGCCCATCATCAGGTCCTGCGCGTTGCCGTTGAGCGGGAAGGCAATCGTTTCGCGGATGTTGGGCTCGTCCGCGAGGAGCATCACGATGCGGTCGACGCCGGGGGCGATGCCACCGTGCGGCGGGGCGCCGAGGCGGAAGGCCTTCAGCATGCCCTTGAACTCGTGCTCGACGGTCTCCGCGTCGTAGCCCGCGATCTCGAAGGCCTTGAGCATGACGTCGGGCTCGTGGTTGCGGATGGCGCCGGAGGACAGCTCGATGCCGTTGCAGACGATGTCGTACTGCCAGGCCAGGATGTCGAGCGGGTCCTTCTCCTCGAGGTCCTTCATGCCGCCCTGGGGCATCGAGAAGGGGTTGTGCGAGAAGTC
Proteins encoded in this window:
- a CDS encoding DUF397 domain-containing protein produces the protein MTQWQKSTFSGGGDGDDCVELAHGNHELLLRESDDPAQVIKLTRDGIAALIRHVQTG
- a CDS encoding helix-turn-helix domain-containing protein; its protein translation is MPPKRLLTARRVRLGAELRKLREATGMKAREAAALLGADSVQMSQIESGVAGVSADRVRRLAAHYACVDEAFIKALVAMATDRTRGWWEEYREVLPPPFLDLAELEHHATSLQVIATAHVPGLLQTEAYARAVFSYAAPELPASELEPRVAHRMRRRVVVERDRAVEYEAVVHEGVLRTRVDDRRTARAQLEEILRQLERPNVTVRVIPFDVDGFAGANTSMVYAGGVVRQLDTAKRDAPHGGPFLDAESQLARFRTLFRKVESASLDPVRSRDFIHRLAKEL
- a CDS encoding ATP-binding protein; the protein is MPESSPADSWEYTLYIPHDPRAVSVSRRTLRLILAAHGLPHLAEVAELLATELISNAVCHTKGPAALRLRWSRRTLRIGAWDADPTPPTPPETPEADAEQGRGLTLVRTCADGWGWYPLTGDNSESGKYVWCELAGAVA
- a CDS encoding L,D-transpeptidase family protein, producing MSPDRRRRLAPAAAAAALLCATGLLLGGCAGAEDGGAQAGGPVAPAAAGQGGHAGKAAPDLPVADAAPREIPALGPKTLAQIPDSTHQAVVVTGDAPDSNRGTAQRYVRETAGEGGWRAVGDPWPTRNALKGWTDHHVQGDLKSPIGVFGLTDAGGHEPDPGTELPYDRGPAFVARGTNVEGEPLGDAFDYVVAVNYNRKPGTTPLDWTRPLGASRGGGIWFHVDHGGPTQGCISQAKAQMKELLRWLEPAAKPVVVMGDAGALGR
- a CDS encoding SigE family RNA polymerase sigma factor, with translation MNPGDEGDFEAFVAARGPRLLRVAWLLTGDAHLAEDLLQTVLARVWPKWHGIAEDHPEAYIRKALVHTHSSWWRRRWRGEVPHGELPDKIGSFDAYAGVDLEQSLASAIRGLPVRQRAVVVLRYFEDLSVEETAATLGCAPGTVKSQSAKALRTLRGVLPAPVEGCHE